In Mauremys reevesii isolate NIE-2019 linkage group 13, ASM1616193v1, whole genome shotgun sequence, the sequence GCTTAAGTGACTGAAAACTCCACAATTgtttagggctcaatcctgccaggTCCTGGGAACTGCCCTTAAAGGTCAGTTCCCACTGAGACCTCTGAAGTCACTGGGATGTGAGGACACAGGGGCTGTGATTTCCTATAGAAGTTCCTAGCTCCCATTGAATTTGCAAGGGTCTTGGCTGCCTAACTCCCTTCGGCTTCTTGAGAATCCCAGCTACTCTAATGTACAGAATCAGGTCTTGGGAATGGGAGtcaatgcatcatgggagtcccatGGCTGCAGTACATTATGGGAGATGAAGTCCAGCTAGGGAGGCTAGCTTACAGAGGAAACTCCTATGAGGCACTGCTGCAGGATTTCAGAATCAAAATATCTCAATTTAAGGATACAAGATTTCACTCTTTGGCCAGAATATTCCACGGTGTtggctgaaaattaaaaaaaaaaagttctatggTTTTGGGGGTTTCAGGTTATTTTAAACTCAATTTTATATAGAAAGAAGTTATTTCATTGAATATCCTATTTTTGGTTAACAGAAGTCTGAGTCACAAAACGCCAATTTATCCTAAAAGCAAAAAGGCACTCAATGGAATAAAACAATAGAAAACATGATTAAAGGGGAATAAGTGAAATCCATTTCTTCTCAATACATCCTTAATTGTGGATGTTACATAGGCAGTGGCTTATCAATATGATAAGAAATATGCTTAGAGGTGGGAATGAGCAGGAATAGCACCTGAAGTGGAACAAACGTATTTAGGAGATATCAACCCACATGCTTCAGGGAATGGGGAAATAGGGGTCAGGAATATTTTTCCCCTTCCTATAGAAGAGATGGAACTGACACAAAATTACTATTaatcccaactgagatcagggccccattgtgctaggcaacaTATAGACATATAATGGGATACAGAGCCTGCCCAAGGAGCTTACATTCTACGGTAATTATATGCACATCTCTCATTGAATTTCAGTGGAATTTGGGCATCAaacatctttgaaaatctcagcataAATAGACAAGTCAGCCAAACAGCTGGCAAAAGAGGTATAGTTATTACTGTTTCACAGATCGGGAACGAAGGGACCACCTCACCCATAGTCCAACAGGAATTTCATGGCAGGGTTGGTAGTTGATCCCAGATCTGTTGTATCCCATGTCTTTTCATCCTGTGCCTGCACCTGGTGGCTACAGCACTTGGTTTATAAGCAGGAGTTTTAAAGATATCTAGGACATTTGGGTGACCAATTCCCATTCCTTTCTGACAGTCCCCAAATCTTGTAgtggctttgaaaaatctcagcctatggctgggatttcaaaggagcctaagggagttaggcccCCAAGCCCATATTGAAATTCACCAGGAATTATCTGCCTACCAAGATATTTATATGGCCCTTATCCCCATAGCATCAGATGGCTACACAAGCAGTTATGGATTTAATCCTCACAACTTTCCTGTATGGTAGGGaattattattcctattttatagatggggaaacatcCATACAGTAGATCAaggtccaaggtcacacagagaatcagtgactgagccaggaattaaacccaggtctcaGGAATCCAATTTTACTTCTCTATCTGCTAGACCAACTTTCTAATCTTAAAAAACTGGATTTAGACCCCTGAGGGAATCCCAGACTACTTGCTTCCCTGCCTcagacttgatgacttcttgataTCCCCTTCAACCCTCCATTGCTATGATTCCATGCCTATCTGATTGGTCAGGGAGCAGTTCCTGTCCAGGGTTTTCCTCAGGACTTCTTTCACTTCCTTGTTCCTCAGGCAGTAGATCAGAGGGTTCAGTGCTGGGGTGACCACGGCGTAAAAGATAGACACCACCTTGTTGAGGTTGAAAGGGTGGATCCTCCTGGGCCGGGCATACATGAAGACAGTGGCTGAGAAGAAGATGATGACCACAGTGAGGTGGGAGGCGCAAGTGGAGAAGGCTTTCTTCttgccctgggtggtggggatgTGCAGGATGGTGGCGATAATGCACAGGTAGGAGAGGGTGGTGACAGCAAGTGGGAGCAGCAGGATGACCAAGGCCAGGGCAAAGTCCACCATCTCTGCCACAGACATGTCGGTGCAGGCCAGGTTGAGCACTGGGGAGATGTCACAGAAGAAGTGGTTGATGACCCCAGGACCACAAAACGTTAACCGAGAGATGAAGTACACCTTGACCAGGGAGATGGAGAAGCCACCCGCCCAGGAGAGAGCTGCCAGCTGTAAGCAGAGCCGGTGGGTCATGATGGCTGGGTAGCGCAGTGGGTGGCAGATGGCCATGTAGCGGTCGTAGGCCATGACAGCCAGGAGGACGCATTCAGTGCACATGAGAGAGATGAAGAAGTAGAGCTGGGCCatgcagctggggaaggagatGCTCTTGTTCTGAGACCAGAAGCCCACCAGCAGCTTGGGCAGGGTGACCGAGACGTACCAGATCTCCAGGAAGGACAGGTTCCCCAGGAAGTAGTACATGGGCTTGTGGAGCTTGTGGTTCTGTTTCACCACCAGGATGATGACCACGTTCTCTGTGACCGTCAGTACGTAGATAAGCAAAAAGACCAGGAAGAGCAAGGCCTGGAGCTCCAGTTGGGTAGGGAATCCCAGAAGGATGAATTCCCTGAGGCCGGTTTGGTTCTCCATCCTGGCTTGGGTTTCAAATTCGTTATCTGCAGATGTGAAAGGAATGGAAAAAGCAGCTCAGTGAACTCGTGCTTTGTGCAATGGATCGAGAACGTGAATCCATCCATCTAAGTAATTATAGGGGCCATATCAGTAGAGTAGCTGACCACCTCACAATCATACATGGATTAAGGGGCTACTTCATCATCATGTGCAAGTACTTATGTGGGTGATGATGATGCACATAATTGCCATCATGACCCTCATGTGCTAGTGCTAGGCAGACCTGTGTGGTATTTTTTGTCTGAAatgtttttcatcaaaaatgtgGATTCTTCaattccaaaatattttgcaaatttgTCAGTTTTGCCAAGTTATTTTGGGTGAAAAgacctaatatatatatatacattttattctgacatttttgtaaacaaattgttttgatactttggttcaaaatgacttgTGTTTCAAAATTTCCCTTGATTTTATTAACAAACAAAACCATTCTAAAATGGTCAAAGCtacaatgaaacttttttttttacccaaaactttttttttattttttgatttgTTGAAagttttgaaaaagaaaagaagttttTGTTTCAActccaaatgatttttttctaattttttggaactgccagtgcactgaaaaatccattattcttACAGCTGTTGTGCTGAGTTTTTCCCCAGAGAGCTTAAAAGATCTTTATAGACCTTCTTGAACATTCCTTTTGATCAAAACAGAAGGAAATCACCAAAAAAATGTTCACTTTTGTTGAAACATTTAGTTTTTTGAGGAAAATTttgtaaatgaaaaatgttgaaagTTGTCAAGTGTTTTGTTTAAACAGAAACAACTCCCCATATTTTCTCATCATTTCCCCTCCATAAaggataatctagtctgacccttAGTATAACATGGGACATTACATTTCACTAGTTGCCCTTGGATGCCCATAATTTAGGAacttaagaacagccatagtggaTCAGACCAACGGTTCATCTTTCcccatatcctgtctctgacattggTCAGTGTCAGTTGCTTCtgacagttggaggtttagggacttCTGTACCATgtggttgcatccttgaccatcttggataatagccattgacggacctattCGCCATGAACTTacctattttttttaacccagttatacttttggccctcACACCATccccaggcaatgagttccacaagttgactgtgcactgggtgaagaagtacttccttatgtttgttttaaaccttctgtctATTCATTCCATTGgatgactcctggttcttgtgctatgtgaagggataaacaacacttccttatttactttctccacaccagtcatgattttatatactgctATCATATCActcattagtcatctcttttctaagttggACAGTccccgtctttttaatctctcctcgtttggaagctgttccatccctcTAGCCATTTTTCTTGCCATTCTCACtacattttccaattctaatatatctttttttgagatggggcaaccggAACTGCAGGCAGtactcaaggtgtgggtgtactatggatttatatagcagtattatgatatttttgttctattatctatccttttcctaatggttcttaataTTCATTATCTATTTTGACTGCTGCTCCACATTCAGCAGATGTTTCAGAGAACTAACCACAATAACTCCATGATCTCTTTCTTGTCAGGTAACAGGTAATTTAGATcctatcattttgtatatatagaggggattatattttccaatgtgcatttcttttcacttatcagcactgaatttcatctgctattttgttgcccagtcacccaggtttgtcagatccctttgtaacttcagaatcagctttggacttatcttgagtaattttgtattgtctgcaaactttgccacctcactgttctcccccttttccagatcatttatgaagatgttgaacaacactggtcccagtacagatccttgaggaAACCTGCAACTTATCTCTCCATTgttaaaactgaccatttattcctaccctttgtttcctaccttttagccagttactgatccatgaggacctttcctcttatcccatgacagcttatggtgcttaagagcctttgctgtgggaccttgtcaaaggttttctgaaagtccaaatacactatatccactggatcccccttgtccacatgcttgttgacccccttaaagaattctaatagattagtgagggatgatttccctttataaaagccatACTGACTCTTTCCCACAAAACCCTGTTTATATATGTATTGGCTAATTTTGTTctttagtacagtaactcctcacttaaagttatCCTGGTTAACGTTCTTTTGTTTTTACGTTGCTGATTGATTAGGGGACCTGCTCAGTTAAAGTtctgcaatgctcccttatagcATTGTTTGGCATTTTCTactttattcctttttttttcatgaaatgtacttatcttttttttccccaaaaaaggcTGTGTTCTTTCATAGAGCAGCCCCAGGTGTAATGATATCAAATGATTGGAAACATGCTAGATTAACCTTAACTGGAAATGGAGAGCAAGgattttttaatagtgagagtaagTAACCACTGGTTATGGGTGCCACTAGAAAAACATAGACAGGTATTTAGTGCTATTATAAatattaatcttttaaaaaaccctaaaaagcATGGCTGGTAGATGATGTTACAAACCTTGACTCAGGAGCAATCTTTATTCACAGTACTCATCATACTGaagtcaatattttttttcacatgatagatagatagatagatagatagatagatagatagatagatagatagatagatagatagatagactgACTTGGTAAACTTTGAACTCACCTTTCACTGCTACAAAAAGTTCTGCAGTATCAGGGTGGATGATGAGAAGGTGCAGATATGTGGGACAACTTGCAAAAATTTTCAGCTCTCAAGAAGTCAGTCTAGCAACTTAAACCAGATCTATCTaaccatctatctatctatctaagaaATTTCTGTCTACTTACTAATTAGAATTTCCAAATTGCTAGCGACCATGGTACCTAGGCGTTGCACAGGAGTTGTTAAAACAAACAATCAAGCTGGCTACAAGGTCAGTCAATAGTCTATCCAAGTGTGGAAATTAGTCATATGTCTCAACCTTAGCACACACCCTGAGTAGATTTTCTGCCCTTCCTGTGGTGTGGTAAGTCCTCCAGTGAGACCTGAGGTTGGCAAGggaggactttttaaaaatgattgcagTTGCTGACAAGAAGAAAAACCCCTGGTGTTAATCACCATTGTGTTGTCTTTAAAGCACGGTGAGCATTTTCCCCAGGTGTTAATTAATGGGTCTAAACTTTTTAGGTGGGTTAGGAATTTCAGAAGGAGCTTTATATAGGACAATTGTCATTAAGGGaacttaataaaaataaataagagcAGGACACCTATGTATGaactcctttccctgtcatgttattctcccaggggaccttgcccatcagttccctgagggagtcgaagtctgcttttctgaagtccagggtctctgttctactgctctcctttcttccttgtgtcaggatcctgaactcgaccatctcatggtcactgcctcccaggttcccatccactattgcttcctctactatttcttccctgtttgtgagcagcaggtcagcaggtcaagaagagcttttcccctagttggttcctccagcacttgcaccaggaaattgtcccctacactttccagaaacttcctggattgtctgtctCCTCTCCATGTCTCTGTGTCATCTTCCACCTCTTGTTTTTTTCAgataggggcagggactgtcttctccCCTTTGCCTTACCAACAAGTGAGCATATTAGAACCCCAAACTCAGGGGAGGCTTGCAGGTACTACTCTTAACACAAATAATAGTAGATGCTGGGACAAATGTGGGGATTTTGGTAATATTTTTATAATTCCTATGCACATTTCTGTTTCTCTGTGTGCTTTGTACCACTATACggtaaggtctggtctacacttgtcataggtttctcccccacttggagcttttgggttcacaagatggggacctgcatggactcccctaaactaaaatcctagtttagatctgatacgctgccaccagtcagttttctaagtgtctgacacactgcctgtccccgcAACTTTCTCTGGGGAAAGACAGATTCAATCTCCTTGactctctacacacagggaagcagcccacttcccccctccctctctcctagccactctggagacatatacaccgattcaactctgtgaatcaatctcaggaggaactcactcttcccccctccccttcccttgaatctccacaagagaaggaattaaccaagtccaaagaaaagaaaagaatttattaaaaagaacaaaaaaagaaagtacactatctctgtcataccaggatggaacaatacacagagtctaaattataaacctggagagaactccccctccccctttctttctcagtaaaagcaaagtacagtaatagaaataaagagattacttcagcaaaacacacaactgccaatgcagaaataaaagaaaaaaatactagttcgcctttctaatactcactagactgaatagatgaaaagaattgcagaaacctgggaggacttgattaagatgtctggactcccttaactcccaagagagactctctaaaacaaaagaacagaaaaaaaaacttccctccacagagatttgaaaatatcttgtccctgattggtcctctggtcaggtggtcatcaggtactgcttgttaaccctttacaggtaaaagagaccttaacccttaagtaactgtttatgacaacactACAGACCTATGTCGGTACAACTATGTCtcccaggggtgtgaaaaacacagTTACAATGACCTAAcacctggtgtagacagcactatgtggataggagagcttctcccgccagcATCGCTacttcctctcggggaggtggattaactacgctccTTCCCAAGGTtcatagagcatcttcattaaagtgctacagcagcgcagctgcatcagtgaaTCATTtgaagtgtagatgtgccctacATCTCAAGGGAAGGGACGAGATGTTGGACTCACAGAGATGTCTGGTTGAAGACCCAGCGTCACTGAGAAATTGAATGTAAATGGAGGTTCTGAAAGAGGCAATGGAAACACCTAGCACAGCAAAGGCCCTGAGCTGGGGAACAAAGGAGAAAGGTGTCTGATGATGACTGTGATAAGAACTGGGCTCACAGAGACTCAGGAGCTGTCACCTAGGACTGACAGACAAAGAGACGGGGCAGAGCCAAGATGGATTCTCCAGCAGCTTGGCCTGGGGGGAGCCCTGGCCTTGGCCTGTCTGAGCTTTGAACCACCAAGGGACTGTTTAAAAGCAGATCTATGACAGAATCACTGGGACAGGCCCAACTGAATGATTACTTGGCATATTAATGCCCTAGGATTCCCACCAGATAAACCACGGTAGAAGCAGCAAGATGGCCATTAGATGCTGTGATTGATCTCCCATTCAACTGTTATCACACCTCTTCTTCTGCAGTTGCACcggctattgacttcagtgagagcaaatGGTGTTCAGAACCACTGAGGGTGAGAAGAGTAGTTCACACTTGTACTATGCCACCTGTGTCTGAAATACCCATGTAtgtagctgtgaaaataaccaacTTTTCTACTCACTGGCTAAATTTAAAATATGAAAGTAAGTGttttagatgatgatgatgatgatgatgatgatgatgattcagTGAACCAAACAAGTTGAAAACAAAAAGTTTAGCCAGATTTCCCAAACacaatattttgcttttcttatTTTGAAGTTCTTAACcactcttaaaaaaaattgcagtaaATTTCTAAacgaaaacacattttttaatgaaacaattgaaatatttctttttaaaaaggttgaaaggaacagttttgatttaaaaacaaatctggtTTATTTTCTGTCCAACTGACAAAAATTTGGCAAACTCAACTCCAATTTgccaaatgttttgatttttccatcCCCAAACGTTTTGTCATTAACTACAACATGCAGTGCTTCAGAAAATCCTAAATTACCTCCTTTGGCAAATAGCATGGAGATTAGTCACTCGGGTCAGCCAGTAAAGTGTGAtataaccacacacacacacacacacacatacactaagCCAgaggactattcttgaattccaGTGTGTGGATCAGCATTGATAGACAGTGGTGAAATTCCGACACAGATCTCAAACACTCCCTAAGATACATGAACAGATAACATTGTGAAAAAATGTGACATAGATACACAGAGGGTtgatcaatttatttttaaatcactctTATTATGTCATACTCCAGTGTTGGGAGTGGTATACAAatttagagagagagatgagTACAAATGGGAAGTGCTAGTTTAGCTACTGAgctagattagatagatagatagatagatagatagatagatagatagatagattatgAGTGTTACAGTACTGGTCTTACCAGAACCCAAGGATTATCTAGATTAATGTTCATAGAGAaggttcattttaaaaacactgagctgATGGTTCTTCCCAAAGCTTCTTTCAcatccttgttcctcaggctgtagatgaggggattCAACATAGGGATGACCAGGGTATAAAACACAGACACCACTTTGTTCTGAGCTGGAGCAGATAGTGAACTGGGCTGAGCATACATGAACGTAAGAGTACCATAAAATAAACTCACAGACATCATGTGGGAggcgcaggtggagaaggctctgTGTCTGCCCTCAGCAGAGCGAATCCTGAGAATGGCAGAGATGATGTAGGCATAGGAGATGAGAATGACCATGGAGGTGCTCACGATGATGAGGCTGGATAAAGTGAACAGCACCAGTTCATTGATGTCTGTGTTGGTGCATGAGAGGCTTAGCAGGGGTGGAATGTCACAGAAGAAGTGATCGATCTCATTGGACCCACAGAAACACAGTGTAAAGGTGAAAACTGTTTGCACCATGGAATTTACACCACCACAAACATAGGAACCCACCAGTAGTTGAACGCAAACCTGTTTGGACATGGCGATGGGATACCGGAGCGGGTTGCAGATGGCGGTGTATCGATCATATGCCATGGCTGCCAGGATGAATGTCTCAGTGGTGACAAAGACACCAAAGAAGAAGAATTGGGTGGCACATCCAATGAAGGAAATGGTTTTGCCGCCTGCTAGGAAGCTCGCCATGGCTTTGGGGGCAATGGTAGAGGAGTAGAAGAGGTCTAAGAGTGACAGGTTcatgaggaagaaatacatgggcgTGTGCAGACGAGAGCTCGCTCTAATGAGGAAGACCATGATGATGTTCCCCAGCACAGTTGTCATGTAAATTGCTAGAAACACCACAAAGGGGCCCACCTTGAGCCCCGGACCAGTTCCAAACCCCAGCAGGATGAATTCTGTCAGTGCTGTGTGGTTTCTCTCTTTCATTGTCTCCATTTCCTTCGGAAAAGGAATGAAATAAGCATTAAAAAAGAACCAAAGGGCTAAAGAGACTGCATCAGGCTACAGGCCCCATTTGTAGCTCACTCTCATTGAAAATAAAGGCATGGCTCTCGTTGGCTTTGATAAAAGTGGACTTAATCCTTAGAAATTTCATAGAGCATCAATTTGTTAACTTTCCCCTTGATAATTATTTACAAGAGAGTAATTTGCCCATAGAGGGCAAGCTTCTGCTACTCTTACTCATGCCCTTACTCACTGAGATCCATGGGACTCCCCGTGGAGTGAAGGAATACTTGACATGAGCTGGTGTGGTGAAATGTGGCCATCAGTCCACACAGTCCTTTATTTTAAGTCTAGAAGGGAGCAAGATGAGGATTTAGTACGCATCAAGCCCAAGAGTTTGTGACTGAACTAGAGCATAACTCTGTCTCtctcaaagttaggaaatgccaggattAAAGTTGCCCGTGCAACTTTCATTCACCTCCCAGTACTTGCACATTATGATTAGACGTGGACCAACTGGATTTTTAGAGGTACTCGACAGCAAACACACACATTGATGAAAAAACATTTCCATCAATAACCATTGaaatttacagacaggcaaagttactctgcttgagaacttactagagtttgatttaaagatatttattttgtacatgATGACATGTGACACTCACAATTTGTGTTTTagcagttataaagctttaacttttatATTTCAATGTgtattgtcattaaataattggaATCTAACACCCTTTCTTTAAGCTCCCCGTAGTTTACCATAATTGCGAAAATTTCAATTGTTAACAATtgaaaaaaggcttaaaaataaacattgatattctCTGTTGAAATTATATTAAAACATTGAATTATGCCAAGCTTAATTATGATAGAGTCTTTAATTACCTAATCACACATTATTATTTTCACAGTACTCCTGCCTCCTGGTAGATGGGACTCAACTACTGAACATCTattgaatattttgttttgtctccATTGTTCTATGGGTGACCCCAAGGTTTACATATTGCACACTATTCAATCCCAGCTCTGGAGAGGGAATGATTAAttcctccaggggctttcccacagtatctgagtgcttcataaACATCAATGATTTTGTTTTCACAGCACTGGAGATAAGAGATTTTTATTCTGCCCCaacctttccctttccctttcccaGTCCTGGCTCTTCCTCAAGCCTGGCTCCTTGTCTCATCCTAGTATCCTCACCGAGCTAATCCAAGTCCCctctcctcaggcttctcatATCAGTCACAGTCTCCTTCAACATCCAGAGTCACTGACCACTTTGTCTAAGTTCCCCTTTCCC encodes:
- the LOC120380675 gene encoding olfactory receptor 12-like, producing the protein METMKERNHTALTEFILLGFGTGPGLKVGPFVVFLAIYMTTVLGNIIMVFLIRASSRLHTPMYFFLMNLSLLDLFYSSTIAPKAMASFLAGGKTISFIGCATQFFFFGVFVTTETFILAAMAYDRYTAICNPLRYPIAMSKQVCVQLLVGSYVCGGVNSMVQTVFTFTLCFCGSNEIDHFFCDIPPLLSLSCTNTDINELVLFTLSSLIIVSTSMVILISYAYIISAILRIRSAEGRHRAFSTCASHMMSVSLFYGTLTFMYAQPSSLSAPAQNKVVSVFYTLVIPMLNPLIYSLRNKDVKEALGRTISSVFLK
- the LOC120380118 gene encoding olfactory receptor 6B1-like translates to MENQTGLREFILLGFPTQLELQALLFLVFLLIYVLTVTENVVIILVVKQNHKLHKPMYYFLGNLSFLEIWYVSVTLPKLLVGFWSQNKSISFPSCMAQLYFFISLMCTECVLLAVMAYDRYMAICHPLRYPAIMTHRLCLQLAALSWAGGFSISLVKVYFISRLTFCGPGVINHFFCDISPVLNLACTDMSVAEMVDFALALVILLLPLAVTTLSYLCIIATILHIPTTQGKKKAFSTCASHLTVVIIFFSATVFMYARPRRIHPFNLNKVVSIFYAVVTPALNPLIYCLRNKEVKEVLRKTLDRNCSLTNQIGMES